The following are from one region of the Chiloscyllium punctatum isolate Juve2018m chromosome 24, sChiPun1.3, whole genome shotgun sequence genome:
- the LOC140494593 gene encoding ras-related protein Rab-11B: MGTRDDEYDYLFKVVLIGDSGVGKSNLLSRFTRNEFNLESKSTIGVEFATRSIQVDGKTIKAQIWDTAGQERYRAITSAYYRGAVGALLVYDIAKHLTYENVERWLKELRDHADNNIVIMLVGNKSDLRHLRAVPTDEARAFAEKNNLSFIETSALDSTNVEEAFKNILTEIYRIVSQKQISDRSAHDESPGNNVVDISVPPTTDGQKSNKLQCCQNM, from the exons TTGTCCTGATTGGAGACTCTGGGGTCGGAAAGAGCAACCTCTTGTCCAGGTTTACACGTAATGAATTTAATCTGGAGAGTAAGAGCACCATTGGAGTGGAGTTTGCCACCAGGAGTATCCAGGTTGATGGAAAGACCATTAAGGCCCAGATCTGGGACACAGCAGGACAGGAGCGATACCGTGCCATCACTTCAGC GTACTACCGTGGGGCTGTCGGTGCTCTGCTCGTTTATGACATTGCCAAACATCTAACATATGAGAACGTCGAGCGATGGCTAAAAGAGTTGCGTGACCATGCTGATAACAATATAGTCATTATGTTGGTTGGGAACAAGAGTGACCTCCGTCATCTGAGAGCAGTACCAACTGATGAGGCACGAGCCTTTGCTG AAAAGAACAATCTATCATTTATTGAAACGTCTGCACTGGATTCAACGAATGTAGAAGAAGCATTTAAGAATATTCTTACAG aaatttaccgCATAGTTTCACAGAAGCAGATTTCTGATCGATCGGCTCATGATGAATCACCTGGTAACAATGTGGTAGACATCAGTGTACCCCCAACGACTGATGGGCAGAAATCTAATAAACTGCAATGTTGCCAGAATATGTGA